A part of Stigmatopora nigra isolate UIUO_SnigA unplaced genomic scaffold, RoL_Snig_1.1 HiC_scaffold_25, whole genome shotgun sequence genomic DNA contains:
- the fndc1 gene encoding fibronectin type III domain-containing protein 1 isoform X3, which produces MRTPEPPEYEAKDISVRVMSPKSVLISWVDPAVEMRKIESSEFRSYTVRYREKGESARWEYKDSSQRRMMVDTLYADSMYEFAVRISQGENIGKWSVSVFQRTPESAPSGPPENFDVEPLRGKGTAVKATWDPPEETNGRIREYILSYAPALKPFGMKSVTYRGSTTSATVEGLTPGERYIFKIKATNRRGHGPLSKAFSVVMPGSKSPVSPISRTKDSHKISYQPSKHDTTHDKSELQLTEAPEEPTRPTHPHHAKPVGRRVHPLTQTRSYHSIFNSVRGSGRNGSNRGRTSIKEDEDDDDEIISTTSSPEEDATTMEPELETKEPYNEVPLEAENDDYSEVDEPPTTKTPSLKVFTPSPIKPRFHQTTVPYDAKSEDIRKDTASTDLQSKNMFNKPSIGYNTPTIPITKDNNRQPGTPVNKGSASVGRTNGSVFSSRYGSGRRNLGIPFRGNYSRPQNGYRPGLTSQSRLPSKTQSQTTLQSTLPDQSVERIDGKTISEPSPSAKSEIIPPSTSNTAVTSGKNTRESHSSPLNPENSNPSTDDVKSENHQSNLKKTEVTKVEGPTSNYKEDPTEDETKEKNESPSDKKTFTRSRIPPSLLERFKLASRSGLGTRLSFPRQGSRTPWSRVSSSIGAGRPQTRGIPTKNSVATGSVGMTSIQETREGQTETSFPDSLKNDDIEVGSKKPSSTHKNAEYSPSRNPTPSSPSAKSDTSHSTDVEPTSSSIHKNNYENKDYLDKGNRENSGINKNVAETTDLKNAVPASTDPQKNRDNNESVATRDGPSRTSSSPAMLPPFRRSNMGNNGRIRSPLGTRQFSGSRLPIRSQSSPSLLRPASTSDPNTSRFSTPTRTGGLREGRTHSISLSPSSGDSYRGHGSRSRYPTFRGKADNGGDVISANGNGEKGQPNLTEKDGLSKAVGQRLITGPDGNKWLVDLELGILMNQDGKVLQDSNGQPKRVVLGEDGRTIFDHQGSPLLNQDGMALFGHNRDSRPVVNPKEKVLMVGGKPLLGLDLPRLRTSTTTTTAPTTTTTTKAPTTTPEPTTMEWTTEEYTTEQPYPTCPPGTYTKTDDYGDPVYDTDGILECSSEDETTLPPPTTTLPPTTITTTTMVIPTPDTRTSGRGPLSEFDDSGKRRFTASYVNYIQKDPGSPCSLTEALEYVQVDILEDLIKNDSRASNQKLPPKNKPHNLTVVAMEGCHSFIILDWGRPLKDDMVSGYMVHSASYDDVLNNRWSSKLSSGTHLAVENLKPNARYYFKVQAKNVFGLGPVSNTLTYVTESDDPLLIERPPGGEPIWIPFSFRYNSAHSSCKGSQYVKRTWYRKFVGVVLCNSLRYKIFMGDGLREPFYSIGDTVGQGEDHCQFVDSYRDGRTGPAYLSVTLPSAQGYYRAYRQQPVTFGVIGRRTSHQFVGWYECGVPIPGKW; this is translated from the exons ATGAGAACACCAG AACCACCAGAATATGAGGCAAAGGACATCAGTGTCAGGGTTATGTCTCCCAAGTCAGTCCTCATATCCTGGGTCGACCCTGCTGTGGAAATGAGGAAGATTGAGTCTAGTGAATTCAG ATCTTACACAGTACGGTACAGGGAGAAGGGTGAATCTGCACGATGGGAATACAAGGACAGCTCTCAGAGGAGAATGATGGTAGACACTCTGTACGCTGATAGCATGTATGAGTTCGCCGTCAGAATCTCTCAAGGGGAAAATATTGGCAAGTGGAGTGTGTCTGTCTTTCAGAGGACCCCTGAGTCAG CACCCTCTGGGCCGCCAGAAAACTTTGATGTCGAACCACTACGGGGGAAAGGGACTGCTGTAAAAGCCACTTGGGATCCCCCTGAAGAAACCAATGGGAGGATACGAG AGTACATCCTTTCTTATGCTCCTGCTCTCAAGCCATTTGGAATGAAAAGTGTTACATACCGAGGCAGCACAACTTCAGCGACTGTTGAAGGTCTAACACCTGGAGAACGGTACATCTTCAAGATCAAAGCCACAAATAGGAGAGGACATGGACCTCTAAGCAAGGCTTTCAGTGTTGTCATGCCAGGAT CTAAGAGTCCTGTTTCTCCAATCTCAAGAACCAAGGACAGCCACAAGATTAGCTATCAGCCTTCTAAACATGATACAACACATGACAAATCTGAGCTCCAATTAACAGAAGCACCAGAGGAACCAACTCGTCCAACTCATCCACACCACGCCAAACCTGTCGGCAGAAGGGTGCACCCACTTACTCAAACGCGCTCTTATCACAGCATCTTCAATTCAGTAAGAGGTTCAGGCAGGAATGGATCAAATCGAGGAAGAACTTCGATTAAAGAAGATGAGGATGACGATGATGAGATAATATCAACAACCTCTTCTCCAGAGGAAGATGCAACAACCATGGAACCTGAACTTGAGACAAAAGAACCCTATAATGAAGTTCCTCTTGAAGCTGAGAATGATGATTATAGTGAAGTAGATGAGCCCCCAACCACCAAAACCCCCAGCCTAAAAGTTTTTACACCCTCTCCCATAAAGCCTAGGTTCCACCAAACCACAGTGCCGTATGATGCAAAATCAGAAGATATAAGAAAGGATACAGCCTCTACAGATCTACAgagcaaaaatatgtttaataagcCCAGCATAGGATACAACACACCTACCATACCCATCACAAAGGACAACAACCGACAGCCTGGGACACCTGTGAACAAAGGGTCCGCATCAGTTGGGCGCACTAATGGGTCTGTCTTCAGTTCGAGATACGGTTCTGGCCGAAGGAACCTAGGAATTCCTTTCAGGGGAAATTACAGTAGACCTCAGAATGGTTACAGACCAGGTCTAACTTCACAGTCGCGTTTGCCCAGCAAGACTCAGAGTCAGACCACATTGCAGTCTACCTTACCAGACCAGTCAGTGGAAAGGATCGATGGCAAAACAATATCCGAACCATCTCCTTCTGCAAAATCAGAAATAATTCCACCCTCCACCTCAAATACAGCTGTAACCTCAGGTAAAAACACCAGAGAATCACATAGCTCTCCACTTAACCCAGAAAATTCTAATCCATCAACTGATGATGTCAAATCAGAAAACCATcagagtaatttaaaaaagacagagGTAACCAAAGTTGAAGGACCTACTTCAAACTACAAAGAAGATCCCACAGAAGATGAGACAAAGGAAAAGAATGAGAGTCCTTcagacaaaaaaacttttaccCGTAGCCGAATTCCTCCTTCCCTTCTCGAAAGATTCAAGTTGGCTAGCAGGTCTGGCCTGGGGACTCGCTTGTCTTTTCCCAGACAGGGGAGCAGGACTCCTTGGAGCAGGGTATCATCTTCAATAGGGGCAGGCAGACCCCAAACACGGGGTATACCCACAAAAAACTCAGTGGCTACAGGTTCTGTAGGAATGACCTCAATACAGGAGACTAGAGAAGGCCAAACTGAAACTTCCTTCCCTGACtcactaaaaaatgatgacatagAGGTTGGCTCAAAGAAACCATCATCCACTCATAAAAATGCAGAGTATAGTCCCTCAAGAAATCCAACTCCATCATCTCCATCCGCAAAGTCAGACACTAGTCACTCTACGGATGTGGAACCAACTTCTAGCAGCATTCACAAAAACAATTATGAAAATAAGGATTACCTTGATAAGGGGAACAGGGAAAATAGTGGCATCAATAAAAATGTTGCAGAAACTACAGACCTGAAGAATGCAGTTCCGGCATCAACAGATCCCCAAAAGAACAGAGATAACAATGAGAGTGTAGCCACAAGAGATGGCCCTTCCAGAACTAGCTCATCCCCTGCAATGTTACCACCTTTCCGCCGTTCTAATATGGGCAATAATGGGAGGATACGCTCTCCTCTTGGAACCAGACAATTCAGCGGATCCAGGCTGCCAATCAGATCACAATCTTCACCGAGTTTACTCAGACCAGCTTCAACGTCAGATCCCAACACTAGTAGATTCTCTACACCAACCAGGACTGGGGGCCTCAGAGAGGGCAGAACCCACTCAATATCTTTATCACCATCTTCAGGAGACAGCTATAGAGGCCACGGGAGCAGAAGTCGCTACCCTACCTTCAGAGGGAAAGCAGACAATGGAGGAGATGTTATATCCGCCAATGGAAATG GTGAGAAGGGACAACCAAATTTGACAGAAAAGGATGGACTGAGCAAGGCTGTTGGTCAAAGGCTTATTACTGGACCTGATGGAAACAAATGG TTGGTAGATCTGGAGTTGGGGATTCTTATGAACCAGGATGGAAAAGTCCTACAGGATTCCAATGGCCAACCAAAGAGAGTCGTGCTTGGAGAAGATGGACGCACCATTTTCG ACCATCAAGGAAGTCCCCTTCTTAACCAAGATGGCATGGCTTTATTTGGTCACAATCGAGATAGCCGTCCAGTCGTCAATCCTAAAGAGAAAGTCCTTATGGTTGGAGGAAAACCGCTGCTTGGCTTGGATTTGCCTCGCCTCAGGACCagcactaccaccaccaccgctcccaccaccaccacaactacTAAAGCACCTACCACCACCCCAGAACCTACCACCATGGAATGGACAACAGAGGAGTATACCACTGAACAACCCTACCCCACATGTCCACCAGGAACCTACACCAAAACAGATGACTATGGGGATCCAGTGTATGACACAGATGGAATATTAGAATGTTCCTCAGAAG ATGAAACTACGTTGCCACCCCCCACAACAACACTACCCCCAACTACTATCACCACTACAACGATGGTGATTCCAACTCCAGACACAAGAACTTCTGGCCGAGGTCCTTTGTCAGAGTTTGATGACAGCGGGAAGAGGCGTTTCACAG CTTCCTATGTGAACTACATCCAAAAAGACCCCGGATCACCATGCTCCCTGACCGAGGCTCTGGAGTACGTCCAGGTTGACATCCTGGAAGATCTGATAAAGAATGACAGTCGTGCCAGCAATCAGAAGCTCCCTCCCAAAAATAAACCCCATAATCTCACTGTGGTCGCCATGGAAGGATGCCATTCGTTCATCATCCTGGACTGGGGCCGTCCACTCAAGGATGATATGGTGTCAG GCTACATGGTGCACAGTGCTTCATATGATGACGTACTCAACAATAGATGGTCTTCTAAGTTATCAAGTGGGACTCACCTGGCTGTGGAAAATCTCAAACCCAACGCCAG GTACTACTTCAAAGTCCAGGCCAAGAATGTGTTTGGCTTGGGACCGGTCAGCAATACACTGACCTATGTCACCGAATCAG ATGATCCTCTTCTCATTGAAAGACCGCCTG GTGGCGAGCCAATATGGATCCCCTTCTCCTTCCGATACAACTCGGCCCACAGTTCATGTAAAGGCAGTCAATATGTCAAGCGGACGTGGTACAGGAAGTTTGTGGGTGTGGTTCTGTGCAACTCTCTGCGATACAAGATCTTCATGGGAGATGGTCTTAGAG AGCCCTTCTATAGTATAGGAGACACCGTGGGACAAGGGGAAGATCATTGCCAGTTTGTGGACTCGTACAGGGACGGCAGAACTGGACCTGCCTATCTCTCTGTTACACTGCCTTCAGCTCAAG GATATTATCGTGCCTACAGACAACAGCCAGTCACATTCGGAGTAATTGGCAGGCGAACGTCCCATCAATTTGTTGGATGGTACGAATGTGGAGTTCCCATCCCTGGAAAATGGTAA